A stretch of DNA from Heptranchias perlo isolate sHepPer1 unplaced genomic scaffold, sHepPer1.hap1 HAP1_SCAFFOLD_64, whole genome shotgun sequence:
gattaaccctttctcattgaacaataccagatctaaaatagcctgttccctagttggttcctcaacatactgatttagaaaaccatctcatatatattccaggaattcgtcctccacagtattagtgctaatttggtttgcctaatctatatgtagattaaagtcccccaatattactgtattacccttgttacatgtgtTTCTAATTTCATGCTTGATACCGTGCTTTACATTACCACTAGTTttcggtggcctataaacaactcccatcaATGtgatctgccccttgctgtttcttagctccaccaaaAATGATTCGAAATCTTGACCTTCTGTGCCATCAGCACTATtggactgatctcatcctttattaaaagcgccatcccacctccttttcctttttgcctgtccttcttacatgtcgaatatccttgaatattcagttcccagccttggtcaccctgcagccacgtctccttAATGGCAATTAAATCCTCccctttaatcatagaatcatagaatcatagaagtttacaacatggaatatGACCCTTCGGCCCAATATGTCCATGTCACCCTGTTTATActacgaagctagtcccaattgcctgcacttggcccatatccctccatacccatcttacccatgtaactgtccaaatgctttttaaaagacaaaattgtacccgcctccactactgcctctggcagtatttgttgtgaatgctgcgtgcattcagataaaatgcctttaattttgccttttcaacattttttcctattttgacattatttgctgctggcctttgtttccactGCCTTCCAGTTTcacttgctacttttctgccttccatttccagctttctTACTCTcctttctgaatctcctctcagtttTCCCCCCAAACCCCGccaaaccccccgcccccccgcccgccAAGTTActttaaatcctccccaacagcactaactAACCTCGCGCATTACTCTATCAAACTTCATGATTTAAAATTTTAgtctcctctgctctatttccGTGGAAATAATCGAATAACAAATCCGTCCTCAGACTGTTTCCCTTGTCTGGCCTCATTTGAGAGAATCTACGTTGTGCTCTCTAtgggtttaatgttgtttctactATGGGGTGTTTAATCTGCTCATTATACTCTGGACATACCGGGTTTAAACAAAGAGAAAATTTAATGAAGCTACATCCTTGTCATCAGCCCCAGAGAGCAGTAACATGGTTTGTAATAAAAGAGAAAGAAGACAAATAACGAATAAATCTTCCCCGTGATCTCTGTAGCTGGTCTAATCTTAGACAGAGGGTTCCCACAAGTCTGCCTCCACTGTCGATTTGCCTCAATTTTCgaaaccgtgccttcagctatatcCAAGCTCCAGAATGCCCTCATTTTCAATGCGATGTCCGTCGATAATCGGAGTTATGTTGTTCGAAAAAACAGTCTCCACGAGTAGTTGCTAATGTTAATTCATCTCAACAGCTCCGTCTATTGTATAATTCTATTTGTGGTACAAGAATATTAGCCCATAAATTACTTTTATTCATAGAGTGGACAACgagtgaacacattccaatgaaagtcaacGACAACTCGGATTCACAGACCGCCATTAATATAATAAACATTCCGAAGGGTCTTCACAGAGGAGTGGGTAAAATCGAGCATTTAAtttataagaagatatcaggaggactggcgaaaagcttggtcaacgactgggtttaaggagggtgtaaaaggaggagaaggaaatggagagaggaggtGATAAGGCTGGTTTTCGAGCGTAGAATTTAGAtgtctgaaggaatggccaccaatggtggggatgAAGAGATTGGAGGATGTTACAATATAAGAATAACTACTTGTATTATATCGCGCatttaacatagataaatatcGTAAACCCATTTATTGAGGTATAATTCGGCAAAAATGGACcccggccaaagaaggagatattaggagggatgacaaaatcataaagcaagagatggctttcacagaaggtctgaaagaaggaaagaactagcctttatatagcgcctttcaagacctctggACGCCCCAAAATGCTTTGCAGCAAAGAAGTGCAATTTAAATTGTAGTcattgtggtaatgtaggaaaagtaccagccaatttgtgcacagcaagctcataCAAActgcaaagagataaatgaccagataatcggtttaagtaatgttggttgagggataaatattgcccagaacactggggagaattgcactgctctttttcgaatattgctgtgAGATATTATACATGTtcttgatagggcagatagaccctcggtttaacgtgtcctGTGTAAgtcggcaactccgacagtgcaccgcTTCCTCAGTACTCTACTGTGATCAACTGGATcacgtgttcaagtctctggagtggaatttgaactcacaacgTTATAACCACGTCTGATAcctgaatgggggagagggaagtgggagggcctgaaggagggaattccagagacacGGCAGTCAAAAGTAGAGCAAATGGACTGCAGTTGCGGAagaggccagaggtggaggagcgtaGTGCTTGGCAGGGGCTGCAGGACGGCAGTTTACAGAAATAGATGTGGTGGATTTaaatgtaagaaagaataaaaataaaccacCGGCTCAGGAGACTGGAAGCTAAAGCAGATCAGTAAGgacttgggtgattggtgagAGACTCTCCAATCAAAAAGAGAAGGGTGGGGATGGAATCTGCGGCCAGGCTGTGGAGACTGTGTTATCAaagttcatgacttcccaattttaatctggactgaaattgtgactcatctaaaacagaatgtcgcTCTGACAAAACACATGGATTGGAAGgatgaagagaggtggtggttttgtcagcgaccatctgaaagctggtccatgtctgcggacatTGTCACCAGAGGGAAGCATGtcgatgaggaaaaggagggagcCATTGATTGAACCTTTAGACTcatcagatataacggtgatGCGGTGGGAAGAGAATCTTCTCCTGGccatgatcagataggtgagtggaaccaggcgagggtagtcccaccaaaagaggccaatgatcgatgaatgaggaggtcacggAGCGTTTCCTGTAGGTGTGGAGGATAGGgcggaggtggggaggggtgggccatggagggatttaaacccaaggatgagcatTGTAAATATTAGGCGATCGGGAACTGGGAGTcaatgagggtcagtgaggccgagcaagacctggtgctggttggaaatTGGAACTtcaaggagatttaccagaatggtaccggtgATGAGCGACTTGAGTTACCGGGAGAgaatgaagaagctgggattgttctccttggagcagagacggttaagcgGAGAATTAACGGAGGGTTTctaaatgaggaggggttttgatggagtcgatggggagaaactgttgccactggccggagggtcggtaaccagaggacacagattaaagggaattgggaaaaaagccagagggagatgaggataaTGTTTttcggcagcgagttgttctgatctggaattcactgcctgaaagggcggtgggagcagattcaataataactttcaaatggaaatcgggtcaatccttgaaggggggaaatttaagggtttgtggggaaagagcaggggagtgggactaaccggACCgcactttcacagagccggcacaggcacgatgggctgagcggcctctttcacagagccggcacaggcgcgatgggccgagcggcctctctctgtgctgtttgattctcgctcacttttaGGCTCCGAACCACGGCCCGTTAAACCGGGAGGCGGCAGAGTGACTCCCCCGAGCCCAGCTGGACACCGGGCActgccagagtggagattcacggggcccgcaggaggcTCCGAGTAACTCCTCccgtctccaccacccccacccccaacgcactctCCTTTCATGCCTCACCCGCGCCCCCAACAGCGCCCGCCCACCCGGCGGCCCTGAAGCCGCTATCATCATCCTCCCAATGGTGGCCTGCTGCGAGAGGAACGCGGCAGAGGGACCGCGCGGGCATGCGCAGCGACACTGGGACTGGAGCGTCAAGTACGCGTCGTGACGTCAGCGCTCAAAGGGGAGAGACacgtgtcacgtgatgggaggcggtgaggggggaggtgagcgctgtcaatcaaagggccatgATTCAGCACTCACTGTTCACAGCGTTTGGACAActtgtttaaaatgcaaaatgtgcaagaatgaaataaaaatggaaatgtaccaaaaaaggaaaaaaactggagtaggctattcagcccctcgtgcctgctccgccatttgataagatcattgctcatctgtgatctaactccatatacctgcctttggccaataTCCCTTCATAACTTTGGTCGCCAAAAAGGTATTTCAACATATAGATTATGTCATAAAATTTATGGATACACACAGtttaatgtaaatatcacaattacaattaaaaagaatacaatgcagatcgtacacactatgattCCCTTGATAcaattcaacacacagtactTTTTTTCGAAGACATGATGTACAATAGAAGATGAAATGACCTcaaacagtggcctttccccatggacCCTTTGCGTAGGCCGGAactcgcttcagtgtgtcccacaGCTGTTGGGGGGTGATCCCCTCCTCGACTCCATGTTATCGGGATCCTGTCTCTCTGGAGGGGGGTTATCAGCTTTTGCCGGAATACAAGAATCCATACGCCCACActcatgttagtgtttggcaaacattgtctgatgtctttcacacacttGTCGAACTTGGGGTCAGAGAtgtagggggtaatttcaccttcactgcttgggcggtaaactgataaagcagaaattaaaatcgggccggttctataaggggcgggtCATCCGCTCTACCAGTTCAGCCCCCAGTGATGGTGAAAACTTCCATCCACGTATTGTGAACTGATCAGTTTGAGACAAGGGACgaacttgtgggcttcgaagattgaactCGTgcataggtcaggaaaggtgtggccgattctAGGTATCCCcacctggcggaaatggggtggatgACGCTTGTAAATTGTGTCAGTTCACTTACCGCCCCATTTAAGCCAGCGTTCCTGCCTCCGCCATCCTGGGTACGGTCCTGAGAAGATCGGACAGAGCAACACCTACCTGTTTCAGTTCAGGCCAACTCTCATATGttaatcagagtattatgacgtacacTGGACTTCATTGAATTTTggttacaaatgggtggaggagccgccctttcgatggacATTGAGTGGgtcagaacactgagaagtttattttCAACTTATATATTGTgggacaaggaggagcaggagagcttttccttggcctgctgcggccgtgagaaatctcccgtCCCCTAATCGCCTCGGAGATTTCCTTATAGATCtctgtaaccaggcccagcctcatgtcccattaaactccctgcagtgagtaaacattgctgcacagcagctcagagaggaaacgatctccggaactccccactggtgCTTGAAATCACATTAATATTTTTCCAGTTAGTAACGgaccgggtgttggtccattatttttctgttctggtcaaaacaaatgttccaatgaacaggacgctgtctgaccctgacagctcaccctcagtccatccccccgggcagtgtgtgtgatgggaaataatcatcaaccgaaaaggaggatttcattttattcatttcaggatgaaacatattgaaatcatattatttccagactaataacagcataccacttcatgttagaatcacatcttgtatcatttcacaacaccgcatttgtcgggtaaaatataattcctgtctggaatttcgaaatttatttaaagtattggattgatatcagttactatAGTGAACTCATagatgtcaatggatagtaaaatcaggcgcaGTGAACAACGAACGCCCGATCCGCTACTGCCGAATTGCACCACCGGCAAACCGGAAAATCCAATCTCATTGACTTTTTATGTAATTCCGGGTGAAAAGTCTtgagacgtttctatgatttaactaatgtaacaatgaGATTCAGcaggtatttcaccccgttcttcagctcgtctctgaatttagtctgggtcacagcataaatacacgtgttggtgcaggaactgagaagttgaagcatgaatccggctgactccaTGTCACTGACCGTATGGTACTGGACGTTTGTTATATGCAGATAGATAACAACGAAAACgaatgtgctccataacaatataaaattgcctgatatactgaagagtaaaatgatggatttctttcggttctccatctccggATCCTTGTGATTATCTCCATTGCTGCgtccccggagtcccctgcggactctactggccgctataatgtgcctggcggtgagaacattgaacagcaaaatgagAATGAATGGGAGAAAAGGCAataacacaagattaaacaagtcaaacgctgcccaagcgggtgaagtgaaaaaggtcggtttcaagacacaaccccgggtcacgttgtccattatatattccgggtcaaacaCAAAGTACAAGGGAATGTTCAgtgaacagctcagcgcactcaccaccccgataacagcagccgccgttttctcggtgcaatattttgttttcagcttctgacaagaaatggccacaaatcgatcaaaggtgaaaaccactgtgaaccaaaCAGAGGCCGCTGTAGCTGAAAAACTCAGGATGACAATAAGACGGCACACGGggataatggtcaagaatgaaactgggaaataaatcctaCCAATCACCCTCAATataacatcagtgataacgaccaggagatcggccgccgccattcccaccaggtagcgcgtgatacatttggagagtccgcactttcctcgggacaggatcacaatcgccaccaagttaactgtaagagagggaAAAGGATgctgagaaattactgatcagacctggagacaaagcagcagtttgacaggatctggggtaAAATCTCCAGCTtttttgctgcatcaaacggtgggaactgattcattgacctgggcagcgctttcggacagagatatgtttttaaacacaattataaacaacgaattgggaaattgatacagaaagtgattaaagtgagcaccggatccattgGAAGGGCCGAGAGAGGGCGCAGAGCcgatggggaagggagaaggggtttcacGGATCCTGAATCCAACAGTGTAAATCCGAATTTGGGTTCCAGATGGAAGGGAAAGTGACCGAGAGCCGGGAAGGTGAGTGGACAGgtggaggtgctgctggtttgttgctctgggtgaagagagccgacaggggctggcacaagACGGGAAGATGACATCcgtggcggtgagtttgaggcttcggatcggattggaagaggctgctggaggccgagccagtgagtgagattgggagggatacAAGGAAAATGGCATAACAGCTGGAGGGGAGCCAGGAGCACATGGTTTGGGAAAGTGGATGAAGTGAAGGAATGAGTAAGGAGGCAGAGAATTCCATTAATTGGGAGGAGAGGCTGAGATTCACCGGGAGAGACTGCAGCTGAGTGttcgaggaaatctaatctattggTCCGAGTAACAGAATGCAATTAatgaattcaaattttattttttgtgtttattgtgtcagggagcagctcgttggttacataatgtttccaataaatttactttgcacattcaattaaaattaaattgaaatgcAATCATTCAATTTGCCTCGTtctttgcagctgacacaaagtTTCTCGAATACAGcatcctaataattcaatgcgatcaagaaatcattgattttattcttcaaatacatttcagttttgtttatttattcattcagtaAGCAAGTAAAAGGAATagtcacataaacagactgaggacctgataacGATAAACACACCCGAGTACAAAAAacactcacaatctgacaacatcctaataacaccttcaaatcacatttcctcttcataatttgtactggaagtttcagtaaTTCATTCCGGTGAATTATTCACATCgctgtcgctctgtctctctcgccctgtgtcccattctgtgtgtgcctctctcgatctctctctccctcattgtcgatgtatctctctctgtctctctctattcctctcgttccttctccctctccctttcgttTTCCATCCAAGTGGCTTTCTCTAACTCTCCTCTCCAACTCTTCTCAGTGTCTCTACTATCTTTCTAAATGccgcttttcacatccgagtaaatcccaacatcctgcgcctgctttcttttCACGAGCCCCGGggtccaacgatcctattcttagtgttagtttgttaaatggtgaagcctctgtgaatgTTTCTTCAGaccatccaagtctccacctgtccacccacactgttcacttcatctacaatgcatggaataaacagaatcgaatgcctgttccggacacacctcacaatgaatgaaattccttctcctgtaattataaagtacagcgttagatggcggtattgttcaattaacaaaacgccaacatcaccacTGCCACTTATAatccacggtgaggaatcacgaaagagacgacacgataacatcaacaagttccatcccaccatcaagctcaccatggactactcctcagaatcagtttctttcttggacacacgaatctccatcaaagacgggcacctcagcacctcactctactgcaagcccacggacaatctcacgatgctccacttttccagcttccaccctaaccacgtcaaagaggccatcccctatggacaggccctgcgaatacacagggtctgctcagacgaggaggaacgcgatggacacctacagacgctgaaagacgccctcgtaagaacgggatatgatgctcgactcatcgatcgacagttccgacgggccacagcgaaaaatcgcgtagacctcctcagaagactaacacgggtcgcaaccaacagagtacccttcgtcgtccagtacttccccggagcggagaaactacgccatgttctccgcagccttcaacatgtcatcaatgatgacaaacacctcgctatggccatccccacacctccactactcgcctttaaacagccacccaacctcaaacagaccatcgttcgcagcaaattacccagctttcaggagaacagcgtccacgacaccacacaaccctgccacggtaacctctgcaagacatgccagatcatcgacacagataccaccatcacacgagaggacaccacccaccaggtgcatggttcatactcctgtgactcggccaacgttgtctacctcatacgttgcaggaaaggatgccccagagcatggtacattggcgagaccatgcagacactgcgacaacggatgaacggacaccgcgcaacaatcgccaaacaggagggttccctcccagtcggggaacacttcagcagtcatggacattcagccaccgaccttcgggtaagcgtactccaaggcggccttcgagacacacgacaacgcaaaatcgcccagcagaaattgatagccaagttccgcacccatgaggacggcctcaaccgggatcttgggttcatgtcacactgcacgtaaccccaccagcgaacaaatgttatctgtttttaatataacgtgtcattgactgtcttccttctctctctctcttttttttgggggggtttgtatattcggtggccttttaggtgacacctctctgtctgctcactgtgattgccttggcaacgggcagtaatcaccaggcattgttctgtgatttacaaatgcgaaggattcgaaaatttcatttccacaccgttcacctgaggaaggaggaagcctccgaaagcttgtgaaatttaaaataaatttgttggactacaacttggtgttggaaaattgtttacaattgtcaaccccagtccatcaccggcatctccacatcaatctacAGATGAATAGTAAGGCTCCTGATTCCAAAAGACAAAGTGCAAACTGatccaacataacctcaaaacattgcattttaaagtgaattcatccacagtgaatcagagaatgagatgtgaaagaatcagcagcaaactcagttcagcagCCAGATATCTGGAGCTgcgacagatacacacataatgaaatatttcataacagtcatAACCAATAAGTACATTGAAATTCCAGTTAAACTTaaccatgttattgtggagggaggacattgcgctgcctccttgtaacactgagatcgtgagctgtctcattatcaatcactgaaaaaacATTCATGGAAATATGtttcacaacatgaaactgttaggGTTTCTGATGGTCTGATGCCAGCTCTTAACCCACACACCTGATTCCAATGCATTCAGTAtacagaataatccagtaacaatgccaggatgGATAAACAATGTTCACGGcagaaataatgcaattgttacaGGACCGAAGGAGAGACAGTTATTCCACAATCAATTCAGTGCAGAGaacaatccagtaacaatgcctgtGTTGGATATGTAAAGGTTATAACAGATAAAATGCAGCTGTTACAAGACTGAAAGTTTTGaagttaaggacataccattattcaacactATATTCAGTACATAGAACGGTCCAGTAacagtgccagggttggatatacaacgttcattacagatataatgcagctcctacaagaccaaaagagcagagacttgaAACTTTCCGTCATCCAACTGATGGAACAGAAAAGCTGGCTGCGTAAAATATGGTGGAAACAAATAAttagccaagtacagcagcacatttaacaccgatttacaatattcacagatgagataacggcttacctggaactccaataactgcaagaacaggatagtaaatgcgttctatcagaaacattactggatattccatttctgtgagaagcagtgacttctgttgatctGAAAACCGCAACTCCGGCAGGCATTCTGAGCTGATACATTGCAACGATTCATGATTTATACAGAgattaaatctccactgacacggttatacgcctgatcattgctattacttACAGTCGCctaaacaaacacattacatcagcagctttgtctccaatgtaaataatgacgtggatatatcacaaacatctcaaagtcccgAAACTTGTCAgcatgagacctctctcaggaataaagttaaaagctgtgctcagaaaggacagGTCCAACAATAATGAGCGACTACATTTATAGTTTTCCaaaaattgtattgaccatgttcactcctgccgattcattcaTAAATTTTACCGATTTCTCTGAACCCAGGGGCATAAgctgacccgtttcactctgtccctGCAGATTCTCAgtcaaaatatgaattttgagtctctgacaggGGGACAATTAAAGGCCACGTTGAGGATTgtagccgagaaatgactgtggttGATATTAGAGGTTGGACACTGAACGAGCTTgattgccattcctctctccgttattttactgcagatgtttacccgtttattttacattggttgaCGGCTCCAGTAAATTGGTTCAGTGTAAAAGCTGCTTCCCCCACCCGCCTTCAGTCCTTCCTGAACCAATTGCCATTGAaaacctcatcaatgcctctgtcccctccagaccccATTCCTCCAGTTTACTCCTGGCGGCCACCCACCCTTCACATTCCAAGCAGCAcgaggtcctgctcggcctcactgacgcTCACTGACTCCTAGTTCCCGATCGCCCGATATTTCAAAttttcatccttgggtttaaatgcctcgatggcccacccctccccatcaccgcccTCTCCTCAACACCTACAGGAAACCCCACCCGTCACttcctcattcatcgatcattggcctcttttgctgggactgccctcacttggttccactcacctatctgatcagagccaggagaagcttctcttccctccctatcACCGTTATTTCTGCTGTATCAAAAGGGTTCAAACATTggctctctcctcttcctcatctacatgctgccctttggtgactttgtccgcagacatggaccagctttcagatggacgctgaaaAAACCATCgactctcttgacccttccaatgtctttgtgttgtcagagcgTCATTCTGTTTAGATGAGCCACGAATTCAGCCAGTTAAAAAtggggaagtcatgatctttgacctTACAATCTCGACATCCTTTCTACTGATTCCATCCACACTCCTCCCTTTTTGATTGGAGAGTCCAACACTAATCATCCAAATCCTCATTGACCTTATTGGAAGCCAGTCTCCTAAGCctgcagtttatttttattctttagaatcatagaatcatagaatcattgaagttacaacatggaaacaggcccttcggcccaacatgtccatgtcgcccagtttataccactaagctagtcccaattgcctgcacttggcccatatccctctatacccatcttacccatgtaactgtccaaaagctttttaaaagacaaatttgtacccgcctctattactgcctctggcagctctttccagacactcaccgccctttgagtgaaaaaattgcccctctgggcccttttgtatctctcccctctcaccttaaatctatgcccctcgttatacactaccctacctttgggaaaagattttgacgatcgaccttatttatgcccctcattattttatagacttctataagatcaccccttaacctcctactctccacagaaaaaagtcccagtctatctaacctctccctacaagtccaatcatcaagtcccagtagcatcctagtaaatcttttctgcactctctctagtttaataataccctttctataatagggtgaccagaactgtacacagtattccaagtgtggcctcaccaatgccctgtacaact
This window harbors:
- the LOC137317969 gene encoding probable G-protein coupled receptor 139, translating into MDFSKAFDKIPHVNLVAIVILSRGKCGLSKCITRYLVGMAAADLLVVITDVILRVIGRIYFPVSFLTIIPVCRLIVILSFSATAASVWFTVVFTFDRFVAISCQKLKTKYCTEKTAAAVIGVVSALSCSLNIPLYFVFDPEYIMDNVTRGCVLKPTFFTSPAWAAFDLFNLVLLPFLPFILILLFNVLTARHIIAASRVRRGLRGRSNGDNHKDPEMENRKKSIILLFSISGNFILLWSTFVFVVIYLHITNVQYHTVSDMESAGFMLQLLSSCTNTCIYAVTQTKFRDELKNGVKYLLNLIVTLVKS